A region from the Chthonomonadales bacterium genome encodes:
- the thpR gene encoding RNA 2',3'-cyclic phosphodiesterase yields the protein MRLFFAVLLPEALIERVVEAQRGLRALVGDDGVRWTRTDQFHYTLKFLGEQPTPRAYQAVEAASAVCAARLPFRLALGGVGAFPGAERPSVLWLGATEGAEELVDLARALDGALARQRFPRENRPPRAHLTLARVRSYAGETAAARAVPSARADDVGSMTVDGIALMQSTMRASDSQYTLVERFRFAAGE from the coding sequence GTGGTGGAGGCGCAGCGCGGCCTTCGTGCTCTGGTGGGCGACGATGGCGTGCGCTGGACCCGCACGGACCAGTTCCACTACACGCTCAAGTTCCTCGGCGAGCAGCCAACGCCGCGGGCCTACCAGGCCGTGGAGGCGGCCTCCGCCGTGTGCGCGGCGCGCCTGCCGTTCCGTCTCGCCCTCGGCGGCGTGGGCGCCTTCCCGGGCGCGGAGCGGCCCAGCGTGCTGTGGTTGGGAGCCACCGAGGGCGCCGAGGAGCTGGTGGACCTGGCACGCGCGCTCGACGGGGCGCTGGCGCGCCAGCGCTTTCCGCGCGAGAACCGGCCGCCACGGGCCCACCTCACGCTAGCGCGCGTGAGGTCGTACGCCGGCGAGACGGCGGCGGCCCGCGCGGTGCCCTCCGCCCGCGCCGACGATGTCGGCTCCATGACCGTTGATGGCATTGCCCTCATGCAGAGCACGATGAGGGCCTCCGACTCCCAGTACACGCTCGTCGAACGCTTCCGCTTCGCGGCCGGGGAGTAG
- the recA gene encoding recombinase RecA yields the protein MALAGALPRPREVLHMDKLKALDMALSSIEKQFGKGAIMRLGQATRLSVDAIPTGSIALDLALGIGGIPRGRITEIYGTESSGKTTLALQVIAECQKAGGLCAFVDAEHALDPEYARNLGVDVDSLYVSQPGTGEEALEIMDYLIRSSAIDIVVLDSVAALVPKAEIEGEMGDPQVGAQARLMSQALRKIAGNLSKANCAAVFINQIREKIGVMFGNPETTPGGRALKFWSSVRLDVRRSETVKSGTDVIGARTKVKVVKNKVAPPFRIAEFDILFGRGISKSGGILDLGVEMGILGKSGAYFSYGDLRIGQGRENARTFLEENPQVMGEVEQRIRNGGQLPATLVAPPGERNGGE from the coding sequence ATGGCCCTGGCCGGGGCGCTGCCGCGCCCGAGGGAGGTTCTTCACATGGACAAGCTCAAGGCTCTCGATATGGCTCTGTCGAGCATCGAGAAGCAGTTCGGCAAGGGAGCCATCATGCGCCTGGGGCAGGCTACGCGCCTGAGCGTCGACGCGATCCCTACCGGCTCCATCGCCCTGGATCTTGCGCTGGGGATCGGAGGCATACCGCGCGGGCGCATCACGGAGATCTACGGTACGGAGTCGTCGGGCAAGACGACCCTGGCCCTGCAGGTCATTGCCGAATGCCAGAAGGCGGGCGGGCTGTGCGCCTTCGTGGACGCCGAGCACGCGCTGGATCCGGAGTATGCCCGCAACCTCGGCGTCGATGTGGACAGCCTCTACGTGTCGCAGCCCGGCACGGGCGAGGAGGCGCTGGAGATCATGGACTACCTGATCCGGTCCAGCGCCATCGATATCGTCGTGCTGGACTCGGTCGCTGCGCTCGTGCCCAAGGCTGAGATCGAGGGCGAGATGGGCGACCCGCAGGTGGGCGCGCAGGCCCGCCTCATGTCGCAGGCGCTGCGCAAGATCGCGGGCAACCTCAGCAAGGCCAACTGCGCGGCCGTGTTCATCAACCAGATCCGCGAGAAGATCGGCGTAATGTTCGGCAACCCGGAGACGACGCCTGGCGGCCGCGCCCTGAAGTTCTGGTCGAGCGTGCGCCTGGACGTGCGGCGCAGCGAGACGGTCAAGTCCGGCACCGATGTGATCGGCGCGCGCACGAAGGTGAAGGTCGTGAAGAACAAGGTCGCCCCTCCCTTTCGCATCGCCGAGTTCGACATCCTCTTCGGGCGGGGCATCTCCAAGTCCGGCGGCATCCTCGACCTGGGGGTTGAGATGGGCATCCTCGGCAAGAGCGGCGCCTACTTCAGCTACGGAGACTTGCGGATCGGGCAGGGGCGCGAGAACGCGCGCACCTTCCTTGAAGAGAACCCGCAGGTGATGGGAGAGGTCGAGCAGCGGATTCGCAACGGAGGCCAGCTTCCGGCCACGCTGGTGGCTCCTCCCGGGGAGCGCAACGGCGGCGAGTAG
- a CDS encoding TlpA family protein disulfide reductase: MKRTPAWLVAGATVALMAAAAPGRAQVVKLRFVPTGAVPLVGGYMPQRLALSRERPAAARKLPAALAAPLFGVLELGDPARPTRIAVVVDEPVNKPARLLVDTNANGDLTDDPPAEWTGRTGAGRDGKQYTTHSGGAEVTVRVAGDTLRGHLGMYRFDPTDPARASLASTLLYYSDYAYAGELKLGGKSYRAVLTDDMARGSFAGKEGPRGSGVRLLIDVNANGKFDARGEAYDAARPFNIGGTTWEVRDMKPSGKSFAIARSAQSVAEILPPPDLSPGKKAIEFEAKATDGETVRFPASYRGKVVLLDFWATWCGPCRAELPHLTSAYATYHPRGFEVLGISLDQADAAEKLAAFTRENNMPWKQVYDGKFWQAAIADLYVVRSIPCAYLVDGDTGEVLAAGNSLRGEQLAATIEQALKRKGASAPR; encoded by the coding sequence ATGAAGCGAACGCCTGCCTGGCTGGTGGCCGGCGCCACAGTCGCGCTGATGGCCGCCGCCGCGCCGGGCCGCGCCCAGGTAGTGAAGCTGCGCTTCGTGCCCACCGGCGCGGTGCCCCTGGTCGGCGGCTATATGCCGCAGCGCCTGGCCCTGAGCCGCGAGCGGCCCGCCGCCGCGCGCAAACTGCCTGCGGCGCTTGCCGCGCCCCTCTTCGGCGTCCTCGAGCTCGGCGACCCCGCCCGCCCGACCCGGATCGCCGTGGTCGTGGACGAGCCCGTGAACAAGCCCGCGCGCCTGCTCGTCGACACCAACGCCAACGGCGACCTGACGGACGACCCCCCGGCGGAGTGGACCGGCCGCACCGGCGCCGGCCGCGACGGCAAGCAGTACACGACGCACTCGGGCGGCGCGGAAGTGACGGTGCGCGTGGCAGGTGACACGCTGCGAGGCCACCTGGGCATGTACCGGTTCGATCCGACCGACCCCGCTCGCGCGTCGCTGGCGTCAACGCTGCTCTACTACTCCGACTACGCCTATGCGGGGGAGCTCAAGCTCGGCGGCAAGTCGTACCGCGCCGTGCTGACCGACGACATGGCCCGCGGCTCCTTCGCCGGCAAGGAGGGCCCGCGCGGCTCCGGGGTGCGCCTGCTGATCGATGTGAACGCGAACGGCAAGTTCGACGCGCGAGGCGAGGCGTACGACGCCGCCAGACCGTTCAACATCGGCGGTACGACCTGGGAGGTTCGCGACATGAAGCCCTCCGGGAAGTCCTTCGCGATCGCGCGATCCGCTCAGAGCGTCGCCGAGATCCTGCCGCCGCCTGACCTGAGCCCGGGCAAGAAGGCGATCGAGTTCGAGGCGAAGGCGACCGACGGCGAGACGGTGCGGTTCCCGGCGAGCTACCGCGGGAAGGTCGTGCTGCTGGACTTCTGGGCGACCTGGTGCGGGCCGTGCCGCGCCGAGCTTCCGCACCTCACCAGCGCCTACGCCACCTACCACCCACGGGGCTTCGAGGTGCTGGGAATCAGTCTGGACCAGGCCGACGCCGCGGAGAAGCTGGCCGCCTTCACCCGAGAGAACAACATGCCGTGGAAGCAGGTCTACGACGGCAAGTTCTGGCAGGCCGCCATCGCTGACCTCTACGTGGTGCGCTCGATCCCCTGCGCCTACCTGGTGGACGGCGACACGGGCGAGGTGCTGGCGGCGGGCAACAGCCTGCGCGGCGAGCAACTCGCCGCGACCATCGAGCAGGCCCTGAAGCGCAAGGGAGCCTCCGCCCCCCGGTAG